The following are encoded together in the Babylonia areolata isolate BAREFJ2019XMU chromosome 30, ASM4173473v1, whole genome shotgun sequence genome:
- the LOC143275450 gene encoding uncharacterized protein LOC143275450: protein MDAFPVFLLLLLAASTTRGHLFSMLEPRHRGRAPFRGGADISGPMRGGADISGAMRGGADISGAMRGGADISGAMRGGADISVPVRGGADISGAMRGGADFSGPMRGGADISEILRGGADISDISEPGRNGVDNPEPMRRGDDVPQPMRRGDDVPQPMRRGDDVPQPMRRGDDVPQPMRRGDDVPQPMRRGDDVPQPMRRGDDVPQPMRRGDDVPQPLRRGDDVPQPMRRGDDVPQPMRRGDDVPQPMRRGDDVPQPMRRGDDVPQPMRR, encoded by the exons ATGGATGCGTTCCCCGTATTTCTTCTCTTGCTGTTGGCCGCCTCCACAACCC GTGGGCACCTTTTCTCTATGCTGGAACCTCGCCACAGAGGGCGCGCACCATTCAGAGGTGGGGCAGACATCTCTGGACCAATGAGAGGTGGGGCAGACATCTCTGGAGCAATGAGAGGTGGCGCAGACATCTCTGGAGCAATGAGAGGTGGCGCAGACATCTCTGGAGCAATGAGAGGTGGGGCTGACATCTCTGTACCAGTGAGAGGTGGCGCAGACATCTCTGGAGCAATGAGAGGTGGGGCAGACTTCTCTGGACCAATGAGAGGCGGGGCTGACATCTCTGAAATACTCAGAGGTGGGGCAGACATCTCCGACATCTCTGAACCAGGGAGAAATGGAGTGGACAACCCTGAGCCAATGAGACGTGGAGATGACGTTCCTCAACCAATGAGACGCGGAGATGACGTTCCTCAACCAATGAGACGTGGAGATGACGTTCCTCAACCAATGAGACGCGGAGATGACGTTCCTCAACCAATGAGACGTGGAGATGACGTTCCTCAACCAATGAGACGTGGAGATGACGTTCCTCAACCAATGAGACGCGGAGATGACGTTCCTCAACCAATGAGACGTGGTGATGACGTCCCTCAACCATTGAGACGTGGAGATGACGTTCCTCAACCAATGAGACGTGGAGATGACGTTCCTCAACCAATGAGACGCGGAGATGACGTTCCTCAACCAATGAGACGTGGAGATGACGTCCCTCAACCAATGAGACGTGGAGATGACGTCCCTCAACCAATGAGACGTTGA